A stretch of Astyanax mexicanus isolate ESR-SI-001 chromosome 21, AstMex3_surface, whole genome shotgun sequence DNA encodes these proteins:
- the fgb gene encoding fibrinogen beta chain codes for MKFLLLFCLCVGGALAQDYDDYDTEAKTPAPKEVIDPRGHRPLERGREVYTPVVAPPPISGRRRYGARPTVPPTGVPQQEKEELPERGGCTHASETMGVLCPTGCELKTALQKQERNVKPTVAQLKKEVDNLSQTSNSVYRYVVDMTAEVTERQKISSGNGQTVSQYTDDLEVQHAYVKEAVDVTFPQNIKILQGVLDKIREKIQRIEKAITTQTDKCAEPCKVSCPIPVVSGKDCEDIFRKGGETSQMYMVRPEPVQVPYKVYCEQTTQNGGWLLIQNRLDGSVDFGRRWDDYKRGFGNVAFDVGKGYCETPGEYWLGNDRISQLTKMGPTEVLIEMQDWTGAKVHAQYQQFTVQGEASNYILAVDKYTGTAGNTLVEGAKELFGVNRTMTIHNGMMFSTYDRDNDRWVPGDPSKQCSREDGGGWWYNSCHSANPNGRYYWGGAYTKNMAKHGTDDGVVWMNWKGSWYSLKAISIKIRPFFTD; via the exons ATGAAGTTTCTCCTGTTATTTTGTCTTTGTGTTGGTGGAGCTCTGGCACAAGATTATGACGATTACGACACT GAAGCAAAGACACCAGCA ccGAAAGAAGTCATAGATCCTCGCGGTCATCGTCCTCTCGAAAGAGGTCGCGAGGTCTACACCCCTGTTGTCGCTCCACCTCCAATTAGTGGGCGGCGCCGTTATGGAGCCCGACCCACTGTTCCACCTACAGGTGTTCCTCAGCAGGAGAAGGAGGAACTGCCAGAGAGAGGGGGGTGCACCCATGCTTCTGAGACAATg GGAGTACTGTGTCCCACAGGCTGTGAACTGAAAACTGCTTTGCAAAAGCAGGAGCGCAACGTTAAGCCAACTGTGGCCCAGCTGAAGAAAGAAGTGGACAACCTATCTCAGACCTCCAACTCTGTCTACAGATATGTGGTGGACATGACTGCTGAGGtcacagaaagacagaaaatcaGTAGTG GAAACGGCCAGACGGTCAGCCAGTACACCGATGACCTAGAGGTTCAGCATGCCTATGTAAAGGAGGCCGTGGACGTCACCTTTCCTCAGAACATTAAAATCCTGCAGGGTGTCCTAGACAAGATTCGGGAAAAGATCCAACGTATCGAGAAGGCAATCACCACCCAGACGGACAAATGTGCTGAACCCTGCAAAGTCTCCTGCCCGATTCCTGTGGTTTCTGGGAAAGACTGTGAAGATATCTTCCGGAAAGGAGGAGAAACATCTCAAATGTACATGGTGCGGCCTGAGCCTGTACAAGTACCTTACAAGGTCTACTGTGAGCAGACAACCCAAAACGGAG gCTGGTTACTTATCCAGAACCGGTTGGATGGCAGCGTGGACTTTGGCAGGCGTTGGGACGACTACAAGAGAGGTTTTGGAAATGTCGCCTTTGACGTCGGGAAAGGTTACTGCGAAACTCCTG GTGAGTACTGGCTGGGTAACGACCGCATCAGTCAGCTGACCAAGATGGGCCCGACCGAAGTCCTAATCGAAATGCAGGACTGGACAGGTGCCAAGGTTCATGCACAATACCAGCAGTTCACCGTACAGGGCGAGGCTTCAAACTACATCCTGGCAGTGGACAAGTACACAGGCACAGCTGGAAACACATTAGTTGAAGGAGCAAAGGAACTGTTTGGCGTGAACCGCACCATGACCATCCACAACGGCATGATGTTCAGCACCTACGACAGAGACAACGACAGATG GGTACCTGGAGATCCTTCTAAGCAGTGCTCAAGAGAAGATGGTGGTGGATGGTGGTACAACTCGTGCCACTCAGCCAACCCTAATGGCCGATACTACTGGGGCGGCGCCTACACAAAAAACATGGCTAAACACGGCACAGACGATGGTGTTGTCTGGATGAATTGGAAGGGCTCATGGTACTCACTTAAAGCGATCAGCATAAAGATCCGACCATTCTTTACTGATTGA